The Populus nigra chromosome 14, ddPopNigr1.1, whole genome shotgun sequence genome has a segment encoding these proteins:
- the LOC133672981 gene encoding chaperone protein dnaJ 11, chloroplastic-like, with amino-acid sequence MNATTLFTVSPLLSSLANRRGVSIKAAVSTLAAESFRVDPGRKALSLYEILQVKRTASLTEIKGAFRSLAKVYHPDVSGSDGGEQLDGLDFVEICNAYETLSDPAARAVYDLSLGYSSSRKRPVRFTGGYSLNRRWETDQCW; translated from the coding sequence ATGAATGCAACAACACTCTTCACCGTCTCCCCACTCCTTTCATCGCTGGCGAACCGCCGGGGAGTCTCAATTAAAGCCGCCGTGTCAACATTAGCGGCCGAGTCTTTCCGAGTTGACCCAGGGAGGAAGGCGCTGAGTCTGTACGAGATTCTTCAAGTTAAGAGAACGGCGTCGTTAACGGAGATTAAGGGTGCTTTTAGGAGTCTAGCCAAGGTTTATCATCCTGATGTGAGCGGTAGTGATGGTGGAGAGCAATTGGACGGTCTGGATTTTGTTGAGATATGTAATGCCTATGAAACGCTGTCGGATCCCGCTGCTCGTGCGGTGTATGATTTGTCGTTGGGTTACAGTAGTAGCAGGAAGAGACCGGTTAGGTTTACCGGTGGGTATTCTCTGAACCGGCGGTGGGAAACTGATCAGTGCTGGTAA
- the LOC133672361 gene encoding probable pectinesterase/pectinesterase inhibitor 51 translates to MTTSSTTHSRKPKNFLYISMASLLSFSLFSLFLFLSLSSSSPTTLKTNRHHPAKQKQKPRPNVPPSSASTTPPEILQACKATRFQDTCVSSLSNPNVPRNPTPLQIIQSAISVSNTNLKTAQSMVKSILDSSTGNINRTTAAKNCVEALINSQYRITRSTDDALPRGRVKDARAWMGAALLYQYDCSNALKYANDTSLTRQTMSFLDTLMAFSSNALSMIVSYDAFGNDTKSWGPPKTERDGVWEPGSAPGSGGDFGSGFRGGFPSELTADVTVCKGMSNGGCYKTVQEAVNTAPDNEWGHRYVIHIKEGVYNEIVRVPLEKKNVVFLGDGMGKTVITGSLAVGQPGISTYNTATVAGEVWHRTS, encoded by the coding sequence ATGACAACATCATCAACAACACAttcaagaaaaccaaaaaactttCTTTACATTTCCATGGCTTCActgctctctttctctctcttttctctctttcttttcctctccctctcctcctcctcccccacCACTTTAAAGACAAACCGCCACCACCCCgcgaaacaaaaacaaaaacccagacCAAATGTACCACCCTCATCTGCCTCAACCACCCCACCTGAGATTCTCCAAGCTTGTAAAGCCACTAGATTTCAAGACACTTGTGTCTCTTCCTTGTCTAACCCTAATGTTCCTCGAAATCCAACCCCCCTTCAAATCATCCAATCAGCAATCTCTGTTTCCAACACAAACCTTAAAACTGCCCAATCAATGGTCAAGTCTATCCTAGACTCGTCCACAGGGAATATTAACCGCACAACAGCCGCGAAAAACTGCGTGGAAGCGTTAATCAATTCACAATACCGCATAACAAGATCAACGGATGATGCTTTGCCACGTGGAAGAGTCAAGGACGCTAGGGCTTGGATGGGGGCTGCCTTGCTGTACCAATACGATTGTTCCAACGCACTGAAGTATGCTAATGACACGTCTCTCACTAGGCAGACGATGTCGTTTTTGGACACCCTGATGGCTTTCTCCAGTAATGCATTGAGCATGATTGTCTCTTACGATGCCTTTGGTAACGACACCAAGTCATGGGGCCCACCAAAAACCGAACGTGACGGGGTCTGGGAACCCGGGTCGGCTCCCGGGTCGGGTGGGGATTTTGGTTCGGGGTTCAGGGGTGGGTTTCCGTCTGAATTAACAGCGGATGTGACGGTGTGCAAGGGCATGAGTAATGGCGGGTGTTATAAAACGGTGCAGGAGGCGGTGAATACGGCACCGGATAATGAGTGGGGACATAGATACGTGATCCACATAAAGGAGGGAGTTTACAATGAGATAGTTAGAGTGCcgttggagaaaaaaaatgtggtgTTTTTAGGAGACGGGATGGGTAAAAC
- the LOC133672279 gene encoding general transcription and DNA repair factor IIH subunit TFB1-1-like, translated as MASGQVSKRVKFKSSVKDPGTPGRLFLTLERLMFKPNSPNSATKLNMEFRFVKNHKYTKEGSNKAPMLNLTSSQGVSYIFEFESYDDLHVCKECVGKALSKTGETPKPIDTSEIPSEQPSTEELLLRMNMLQENSELQNLHKRFVSDGILTEAEFWATRKKLLGGNFSKKSKQRTGLKSFVLSDTKPSTDGRTNKVTFTLTPEIVREVFAEKPAVHRAYLDLVPKKMSERDFWSKYCRAEYLQHAKNANAAAAAAAEAAEDEELALFLKPDDILASETRRKIRCVDPTLNMEADEGDDYTHLPDHGIVRDGSKEITESQHELYIRTLSQELNRHAAVVLQGTPIDEEQLKDTQTVAEALKQSKQGQNASNEETDMNANQDRLSRISKMMEIDDLQASSDLPLAPLSIKDPRDYFDSQQATALKNSRDTSIGTDPVKRILSAEESYASLRDSISLIKTTGLVDPIIKPEVAVKVLSVLTHNISSTKYDTGKNHGLSVLDTLPNTIKEELLYHWTSLQELLKHYWSSYPITTTYLYTKVSRLKDAMSKIDSQLQELKESVQSDLRHQVTLLLRPMQQALEAAMQHYDAELQKRSARSGDRSNGYT; from the exons ATGGCAAGCGGGCAAGTGTCAAAACGAGTCAAGTTTAAGAGTTCAGTGAAAGACCCTGGCACTCCTGGTCGATTATTCCTG ACTTTGGAGAGGTTGATGTTCAAACCTAATAGTCCTAATTCAGCTACAAAGCTTAATATGGAGTTTAGATTCGTTAAAA ATCATAAGTACACTAAGGAGGGATCGAATAAAGCACCAATGCTTAATCTCACTTCGAGTCAG GGTGTGAGTTACATATTTGAGTTTGAAAGTTATGATGATCTCCACGTTTGCAAAGAGTGTGTAG GCAAAGCCCTTTCGAAGACTGGAGAGACACCAAAGCCTATAGACACTTCAGAAATTCCTTCTGAACAACCTAGCACAGAAGAATTGCTTTTGCGGATGAATATGCTGCAAGAAAATAg TGAGTTGCAGAACCTTCATAAGCGGTTTGTGAGTGATGGTATCTTGACAGAAGCTGAATTTTGGGCAACTAGGAAG AAGTTGCTTGGTGGGAACTTCAGCAAAAAGTCAAAACAACGGACAGGCCTTAAAAGTTTCGTGCTTTCAGACACCAAGCCATCAACAGACGGTCGA ACAAACAAAGTTACATTTACTTTGACTCCTGAGATTGTTCGTGAG GTTTTTGCAGAGAAACCAGCAGTACACCGAGCATACTTGGATTTAGTTCCCAAAAAG ATGTCAGAAAGGGATTTCTGGAGCAAATATTGTAGAGCAGAATACCTCCAGCATGCAAAAAATGCTAATGCTGCAGCTGCTGCTGCAGCAGAAGCTGCTGAAGATGAGGAGCTTGCTCTTTTCCTGAAACCTGATGATATTTTGGCTAGCGAAACTCGGCGGAAG ATCAGATGTGTTGATCCAACTCTAAACATGGAAGCTGATGAAGGGGATGATTATACACATCTTCCA GATCATGGGATTGTCCGTGATGGTAGCAAGGAAATAACTGAATCACAGCATGAACTATATATAAGAACTCTGTCGCAGGAGCTAAACAGGCATGCCGCTGTTGTTCTTCAAGGAACACCTATAG ATGAGGAACAATTAAAAGACACTCAGACTGTAGCAGAGGCACTTAAACAGTCAAAACAGG GACAGAATGCTTCAAATGAAGAAACTGATATGAATGCAAACCAGGACAGATTAAGTAGGATTTCAAAAATGATGGAAATTGATGATCTTCAGGCGTCAAGTGATCTTCCTTTGGCACCACTTTCTATCAAG GATCCAAGGGACTACTTTGATTCTCAACAAGCTACTGCTCTTAAAAATTCAAGAGATACCAGTATTGGAACTGATCCAGTAAAACGCATCCTGAGTGCAGAAGAATCATATGCTTCTTTGAGGGACTCCATTTCCCTCATAAAAACCACTGGATTGGTCGATCCCATAATTAAACCAGAAGTTGCAGTAAAg GTTCTTTCAGTCTTGACCCACAATATCTCAAGCACCAAATATGATACTGGGAAGAATCATGGGCTAAGTGTTTTGGACACATTGCCAAATACAATTAAAGAGGAGCTGCTATAT CACTGGACGTCTCTTCAGGAGTTATTGAAGCATTATTGGTCATCATATCCAATCACTACTACTTATCTTTATACTAAG GTAAGCAGATTGAAGGATGCAATGTCAAAAATTGATTCACAGCTACAG GAGCTGAAGGAATCTGTGCAGTCAGATCTTCGACATCAGGTCACTCTACTTCTTCGACCAATGCAACAG GCTCTCGAGGCAGCCATGCAACATTATGATGCAGAATTGCAGAAGAGATCAGCGCGCAGTGGAGATAGATCAAATGGATATACCTAG